A region of Micromonospora chokoriensis DNA encodes the following proteins:
- a CDS encoding lytic polysaccharide monooxygenase auxiliary activity family 9 protein: MRSHQLGQSGGPSRSTIRRSLQALVLLFAMVVGTLPFTGAAQAHGTIINPASRAYQCWKTWGNQHMNPAMQQQDPMCYQAFQSNPDTMWNWMSQLRDGLAGQFQARTPNGQLCSNGLSRNNSLNQLGAWKATTVSSNFTVQLYDQASHGADYFQVYVTKQGFNPATQQLGWGNLDLVATTGRYAPAQNISFNVSASGRSGNHILFVIWKASHMDQTYMWCSDIRIA, encoded by the coding sequence GTGCGTTCACACCAGTTAGGTCAATCCGGCGGACCGTCCCGGTCCACCATCCGCCGGTCGCTCCAAGCGCTCGTCCTGCTGTTCGCGATGGTGGTCGGCACGCTGCCGTTCACCGGAGCCGCCCAGGCTCACGGCACCATCATCAACCCGGCGAGTCGGGCCTATCAGTGCTGGAAGACCTGGGGCAACCAGCACATGAACCCGGCCATGCAGCAGCAGGACCCGATGTGTTACCAGGCCTTCCAGTCCAACCCCGACACCATGTGGAACTGGATGAGCCAGCTGCGCGACGGCCTCGCCGGCCAGTTCCAGGCCCGCACCCCGAACGGGCAGCTGTGCAGCAACGGCCTCTCCCGGAACAACTCCCTCAACCAGCTGGGAGCCTGGAAGGCGACGACCGTCAGCAGCAACTTCACGGTCCAGCTGTACGACCAGGCCAGCCACGGTGCTGACTACTTCCAGGTCTACGTCACCAAGCAGGGCTTCAACCCGGCCACGCAGCAGCTCGGCTGGGGCAACCTCGACCTGGTCGCGACGACCGGGCGGTACGCGCCGGCGCAGAACATCTCGTTCAACGTCTCGGCGTCCGGACGCAGCGGGAACCACATCCTGTTCGTGATCTGGAAGGCGTCCCACATGGACCAGACCTACATGTGGTGCAGCGACATCAGAATCGCCTGA
- a CDS encoding AfsR/SARP family transcriptional regulator — protein sequence MDGRRKVGIVTVTHDETPLLFGVLGPVRVWRQGDEVDLGPRQQRLILGLLLANAGQPVSVGEIIEVVWGQRPPQSAMNVVHRYVGALRRLFEPGLPARSGGRWLLGDAAGYRMQVDAGNLDLLRLRSLADQARSDEGAGRFAEAMSVYEEALGLWRGPCGGASKLGANDHLAFSVVDHECADLAREATSLALRLDRARSVLPVLRCVADHRPWDEALQAQLLLALSADGQQAEAIALFQNVRRRLAEELGVDPGEEFREAYQVVLRQNAAGTTAPVTDEPSSPSPHAGRMQVARAPSLTEVLPAQLPADLPHFTGRDDAQRRTLSLVNGHVLTQTSMPVLAIDGIPGIGKTSLAIHLAHQLADAYPDGQLYVDLQGFDPDQSLLHPTEALQGFLNALGVADADMPASQHARSGLYRSVLASRRILVVLDNAHSVEQVRSLLPGAPGCLVLVTSRKRLTGLATAHGAHLMTLDVLSQEDARSFLTARIGTARTSADLPALDEIIERCGGLPLALAVVAGRALSHPDHALSAIARELRDAQGSLDGFSDMSNDIRAIFSWSYRMLGARAARMFRLLSLQPVPDVTVPAMASLAGVPVAEARLLVGELVGTGLIVEHTPGRFTTHDLVWAYARELVHLQEDDEAREQASRRIVQHYQQTAYAASRLLAPGQALDPPKAMDTVAVGQVDDATEAVAWLNAERHVLKAVVHRQIEDGDAASAWQLATSLRIFYQREGWWQDWATVARACLRAVTTAGDAIGRARMVHSLAGAERALGDDDTAARLLRQALDLYSGLDRRSEQALVYRDLGQVSSTQENYRDAVAYHERALRLVESLDDLPNQVSVLCGLATAYSGLGRHDASTDLVGRALSIAEALGDLDGQGLCHETLAHCRRAAGDLPAALVGMKRAAAVYRQVGSRMDRVACLVRLGDIAVVVDDRVGAREAWQEARDLVRHLSVPQAADIRDRLERLDADTAARAPVGR from the coding sequence GTGGACGGACGTAGAAAGGTGGGCATCGTGACCGTCACCCACGACGAGACACCACTGCTCTTCGGCGTGCTCGGGCCCGTGCGGGTGTGGCGCCAGGGCGACGAGGTGGATCTTGGCCCTCGCCAACAACGTCTGATCCTGGGTCTGCTGCTGGCCAACGCCGGGCAACCCGTCAGTGTCGGCGAGATCATCGAAGTGGTGTGGGGGCAGCGTCCGCCGCAGAGCGCCATGAACGTCGTGCACCGGTACGTGGGCGCACTGCGGCGTCTGTTCGAGCCCGGTCTTCCGGCGAGATCCGGCGGGCGATGGCTGCTGGGCGACGCCGCCGGATATCGGATGCAGGTCGACGCCGGCAACCTGGACCTGCTGAGACTGCGCTCCCTTGCCGACCAGGCCAGGTCGGACGAGGGCGCCGGACGGTTCGCCGAGGCGATGTCGGTCTACGAGGAGGCGCTCGGCCTGTGGCGTGGTCCGTGCGGCGGGGCGTCGAAGCTCGGCGCCAACGATCACCTCGCGTTCAGCGTCGTCGACCATGAGTGCGCGGACCTGGCCCGCGAGGCCACCTCGCTGGCACTGCGGCTGGACCGCGCCCGGTCAGTCCTTCCCGTGTTGCGCTGCGTGGCGGACCACCGTCCGTGGGACGAGGCACTACAGGCTCAGCTCCTCCTCGCGTTGTCCGCCGACGGGCAGCAGGCCGAGGCCATCGCGCTGTTCCAGAATGTCCGCCGTCGACTCGCCGAGGAGCTGGGCGTGGATCCGGGGGAGGAGTTCCGCGAGGCGTATCAGGTGGTGCTGCGGCAGAACGCCGCCGGAACCACCGCGCCGGTCACCGACGAGCCCTCGTCTCCGAGCCCACACGCGGGCCGGATGCAGGTCGCCCGTGCACCGTCGCTCACCGAGGTGCTGCCCGCCCAGTTGCCGGCCGACCTTCCGCACTTCACCGGCCGGGACGACGCGCAGCGCCGCACCCTCAGCCTGGTCAACGGTCACGTGTTGACGCAGACGTCGATGCCGGTGCTCGCCATCGACGGAATCCCCGGCATCGGGAAGACCTCCCTCGCCATCCACCTCGCCCACCAGTTGGCCGACGCGTACCCGGACGGGCAGTTGTACGTCGATCTTCAGGGCTTCGACCCCGACCAGTCCCTGCTGCATCCCACCGAAGCCCTTCAGGGCTTCCTCAATGCGCTCGGCGTCGCGGACGCCGACATGCCGGCGAGCCAGCACGCCCGCTCCGGCCTGTATCGCAGTGTCCTGGCCAGCCGCCGGATCCTCGTCGTGCTGGACAACGCCCACAGCGTCGAGCAGGTACGTTCCCTGCTGCCGGGCGCTCCCGGCTGCCTGGTGCTGGTGACCAGCCGCAAGCGCCTCACCGGGCTGGCCACGGCGCACGGCGCCCACCTGATGACGCTCGACGTCCTGTCGCAGGAGGACGCGCGAAGCTTCCTGACCGCACGGATCGGGACGGCCCGAACATCAGCGGACCTGCCGGCCCTGGACGAGATCATCGAACGCTGCGGGGGGCTCCCGCTGGCGCTCGCCGTGGTCGCCGGCCGGGCCCTGTCCCATCCGGATCACGCGCTGAGCGCCATCGCCCGGGAACTGCGAGACGCCCAGGGCAGCCTGGACGGCTTCTCCGACATGAGCAACGACATCCGGGCGATCTTCTCGTGGTCGTACCGAATGCTCGGTGCCCGTGCGGCCCGTATGTTCCGGCTGCTGTCGCTCCAGCCCGTTCCGGACGTCACGGTTCCCGCGATGGCCAGCCTCGCCGGTGTGCCAGTGGCCGAGGCGCGGCTGCTCGTCGGCGAACTGGTGGGCACCGGGCTGATCGTCGAACACACACCGGGCCGCTTCACCACGCACGACCTCGTCTGGGCATACGCGCGAGAGTTGGTCCACCTGCAGGAGGACGACGAGGCCAGGGAGCAGGCATCGCGCCGGATCGTCCAGCACTACCAGCAGACGGCGTATGCCGCCAGCCGGCTACTGGCCCCCGGGCAGGCGCTGGACCCGCCGAAGGCGATGGACACGGTGGCCGTCGGACAGGTGGACGACGCCACGGAGGCGGTCGCGTGGCTGAACGCCGAACGACACGTCCTCAAGGCAGTGGTCCACCGCCAGATCGAAGACGGGGACGCGGCGTCGGCCTGGCAGTTGGCGACGAGCCTGCGGATCTTCTACCAGCGCGAGGGCTGGTGGCAGGACTGGGCCACTGTCGCACGGGCATGTCTGCGGGCGGTCACCACCGCCGGGGACGCCATCGGCCGTGCGCGGATGGTGCACAGTCTTGCCGGCGCCGAACGTGCGCTGGGTGACGACGACACCGCCGCGCGTCTCCTGCGGCAGGCTCTGGACCTCTACAGCGGGCTGGACCGCCGGTCGGAGCAGGCGTTGGTGTACCGCGATCTCGGTCAGGTCAGCTCGACGCAGGAGAACTACCGTGATGCCGTGGCCTACCACGAGCGGGCTCTGCGCCTCGTCGAGTCGTTGGACGATCTGCCCAACCAGGTGTCCGTCCTGTGCGGTCTCGCCACCGCGTACTCCGGTCTCGGCCGGCACGACGCGAGCACGGACCTGGTCGGGCGGGCCCTGTCGATCGCCGAGGCGCTCGGTGACCTCGACGGCCAGGGGCTGTGTCACGAGACCCTGGCCCACTGTCGCCGCGCCGCTGGTGACCTTCCCGCCGCACTGGTGGGCATGAAGCGCGCGGCTGCCGTCTACCGGCAGGTCGGGTCGCGCATGGACAGGGTCGCGTGTCTGGTGCGCCTCGGCGACATCGCGGTGGTGGTGGACGACCGGGTCGGCGCCCGTGAGGCGTGGCAGGAGGCACGTGATCTGGTTCGTCATCTCAGCGTGCCGCAGGCGGCCGACATCCGCGATCGCCTGGAACGCCTCGATGCGGATACGGCGGCCCGCGCCCCGGTCGGGCGCTGA
- a CDS encoding trimeric intracellular cation channel family protein: MSSTTFQVALWIELLAAGLGGLQGALFAAGERHRRIDLLGVIVIGLAVALGGSLLRDVVLNQPPVVIWKNWYLLVAGASAVLGMLLQPALARAGWLITVLDAVVMGLFGAIGASKALSLGVGEAGALVVGVIGAIGGGMLRDVILSLPISFLQVGTLYAVAAGAGAGALVLLTAFGTPILIAGLVCVAVTMSVRLGAVRFGWTFPEQRAVRPRRPQPVKTPAE; the protein is encoded by the coding sequence ATGTCCAGCACGACGTTCCAGGTGGCACTGTGGATCGAACTCCTCGCCGCTGGACTCGGCGGCCTTCAGGGCGCCCTGTTCGCGGCGGGGGAGAGGCATCGCCGCATCGACCTGCTCGGCGTCATCGTCATCGGGCTCGCCGTGGCGCTCGGAGGAAGCCTCCTGCGTGACGTCGTGCTCAACCAGCCGCCCGTCGTGATCTGGAAGAACTGGTACCTGCTGGTGGCCGGCGCCTCGGCGGTCCTGGGCATGCTGCTGCAGCCGGCGCTGGCGCGAGCCGGCTGGCTGATCACCGTGCTGGACGCGGTCGTCATGGGGCTGTTCGGCGCGATCGGGGCGTCGAAGGCGTTGTCTCTCGGCGTCGGCGAAGCCGGGGCGTTGGTCGTGGGAGTCATCGGAGCCATCGGGGGCGGCATGCTGCGCGACGTCATCCTCAGCCTGCCGATCTCCTTTCTCCAGGTCGGCACGCTCTATGCCGTCGCCGCCGGGGCCGGGGCCGGTGCACTCGTTCTGCTCACCGCGTTCGGCACCCCGATCCTGATCGCTGGTCTCGTCTGCGTGGCCGTGACCATGTCCGTCCGTCTGGGCGCCGTCCGCTTCGGCTGGACGTTCCCCGAGCAGCGCGCGGTACGCCCACGACGCCCTCAACCCGTGAAGACACCAGCTGAGTGA
- a CDS encoding alpha/beta fold hydrolase — MSTNGRGIENVVLVHGAFADGSAWRGVYDKLTTLGYRVTIVQNPLTSLEDDVAATTRVLDRQNGPTILVGHSWGGTVITEAGVHPTVAGLVYVSALAPDAGETTAQQYEGFGPTPDFVIDVAEDGYGFLNPDTFKAGFAADASDADAAFLRDSQVPVNMAAFSTPVKNAAWRDKPSWAVIATDDRAFDQAMLQHMATRINAKITNVAASHALFATQPGVVSDVIVTAAQSAGGAR, encoded by the coding sequence ATGAGCACCAACGGTCGAGGAATCGAGAACGTCGTGCTCGTACATGGCGCGTTCGCCGACGGTTCGGCCTGGCGTGGCGTGTACGACAAGCTGACGACCCTGGGCTACCGGGTCACGATCGTGCAGAACCCGCTCACCTCGCTGGAGGACGACGTCGCGGCGACCACGCGGGTGCTCGACCGGCAGAACGGCCCGACGATCCTCGTCGGCCACTCCTGGGGCGGCACGGTCATCACCGAGGCGGGAGTTCACCCGACCGTCGCCGGACTGGTCTACGTGTCCGCGCTGGCACCGGACGCGGGCGAGACCACCGCCCAGCAGTACGAGGGATTCGGCCCGACACCCGACTTCGTCATCGACGTCGCCGAGGACGGATACGGGTTCCTCAACCCCGACACGTTCAAGGCCGGGTTCGCCGCGGATGCCAGCGACGCCGACGCCGCCTTCCTGCGTGACTCGCAGGTGCCGGTCAACATGGCGGCCTTCTCGACGCCGGTGAAGAACGCCGCCTGGCGCGACAAGCCGAGCTGGGCTGTCATCGCGACCGACGACCGGGCCTTCGACCAGGCGATGCTGCAGCACATGGCCACGCGCATCAACGCGAAGATCACCAACGTCGCCGCCAGTCACGCCCTCTTCGCGACGCAGCCCGGCGTCGTCTCCGACGTGATCGTCACCGCCGCGCAGAGCGCCGGCGGCGCTCGCTGA
- a CDS encoding M20 metallopeptidase family protein: MTNQDHVDVLRETAHRLQPELVRLRRDLHAFPETGLHLPRTQAAVIESIDSLGLEVSRGAGLTSVTAVLRGGRPGPAVLLRADMDALPQTEATGLEYASRTPGAMHACGHDLHTAALVGAARTLAEHRDLLAGDVVFMFQPGEEGWDGAGRMIDEGVLDAAGSRVRAAYGLHVRSYGTSRGVFRSRPGALMGGVDSLTVTVNGKGGHASMPHLANDPIPVAAQIITSIPAMLTRTFDPFDPVVVTITTMQASAGSNIIPEQAELTGTIRTFSEANRARVRAELDRLCESVAQAYGTTAEVAYEDGYPVTVNDADEYEFAAAVVRDALGADRFAPMPAPIAAAEDFSRVLNEVPGCYLHLGASAAADPTTAATNHSPHAVFDDSVLADASFVLAELARRALDRLAAT, from the coding sequence GTGACCAACCAAGACCACGTCGACGTCCTGCGCGAAACCGCACACCGGCTCCAACCCGAGCTGGTCCGTCTGCGACGGGACCTGCACGCGTTCCCCGAGACGGGTCTGCACCTGCCGCGTACGCAGGCGGCCGTCATCGAGTCGATCGACAGCCTGGGGCTGGAGGTGTCCCGCGGCGCCGGACTGACATCGGTGACGGCGGTCCTGCGCGGCGGCCGACCCGGCCCGGCGGTCCTGCTGCGCGCGGACATGGACGCGCTGCCGCAGACCGAGGCCACCGGCCTGGAGTACGCGAGCCGCACACCCGGCGCAATGCACGCGTGCGGGCACGACCTGCACACCGCCGCCCTGGTCGGTGCGGCCCGCACCCTCGCTGAGCACCGCGACCTGCTGGCCGGTGACGTGGTGTTCATGTTCCAGCCGGGCGAGGAGGGGTGGGACGGCGCCGGCCGCATGATCGACGAGGGGGTGCTCGACGCCGCCGGTTCGCGGGTGCGGGCGGCGTACGGCCTGCACGTGCGCTCCTACGGGACCTCGCGGGGAGTCTTCCGCAGCAGGCCGGGGGCGCTCATGGGCGGCGTCGACTCGCTCACCGTGACGGTGAACGGGAAGGGCGGCCACGCGTCGATGCCGCACCTGGCCAACGATCCGATCCCGGTGGCGGCGCAGATCATCACGTCCATCCCCGCGATGCTCACCCGCACCTTCGACCCGTTCGATCCGGTCGTCGTCACGATCACGACGATGCAGGCGAGTGCCGGATCGAACATCATTCCCGAGCAGGCCGAGCTCACCGGCACGATCCGCACGTTCTCGGAAGCGAACCGCGCGCGGGTCAGAGCCGAACTCGACCGGTTGTGCGAGTCGGTGGCCCAGGCGTACGGGACGACGGCGGAGGTCGCCTACGAGGACGGGTACCCGGTGACGGTGAACGACGCCGACGAGTACGAGTTCGCCGCCGCGGTGGTGCGGGACGCGCTGGGCGCGGACCGGTTCGCGCCGATGCCCGCGCCGATCGCCGCAGCGGAGGATTTCTCCCGCGTGCTGAACGAGGTGCCGGGGTGCTACCTGCACCTCGGGGCGAGCGCCGCCGCCGACCCGACGACCGCAGCGACCAACCACAGCCCGCACGCCGTCTTCGACGACTCGGTCCTGGCCGACGCGTCGTTCGTCCTCGCCGAACTCGCCCGACGCGCTCTCGATCGTCTCGCCGCGACCTGA